The Salvelinus namaycush isolate Seneca chromosome 30, SaNama_1.0, whole genome shotgun sequence region GAACTACTGATGAACACGAGCGCTCCAGCGATGAAAGTCATGGTGGTTCTGACGCTCTCTATGCGCTCTGCAGCCTCGCGGTGGGACCCCTtgatggtgaggatgacgagGGAGAGCACGTTGCCGACGTGGTGAGGGGTCCAGCATAATGCGAACACCACTACCATGCTTGCAATCAACCCCATGGACTTACGCTTGGACTTAAAGGTAATCTGTGCGATGCGGCTGTAGAGACAGCTGTAGCAGACGACAAGAATGCAAAAGGGGACAGCAAAGCCCACCAGCGTCTCCAGTAGAACACACACTGCCTCCTGGCTGTCTGAGGTGTAGTCCCTGTACAGGCAATGCTCCTCCCCAGGGTCCCCCTCCACCACCTGGGTGGGAAAGACGGGGGTGCTGAATAGGAACGCAGCAGCCCACAGAAACAGAAGAACTTTATTCAAGGCCTTCTTCCTCCTCCAGCCGGCTGAGGCAAAGGGGTGTCGCACAGCGACAAAGCGCTCGACGCTCATGAGGGTGATGAGGAAGACGCTGCTGTACATACAGGTGTTGATGACGTACACCATGGCCTTACAGGATACCTCCCCAAACACCCAGGAGCGGGCCAGGGAGTAGATCCACAGGGGCAGGGTGATGAGCACCAGCAGGTCTGCAGCAGCCAGGTGGAGGATGAGCACCACGGTGTGGGAGCGCTGCTGGACGTGCCTCAGGATGGTCCAGATCACCAGCAGGTTCCCCGGGACCCCCACCAGGAATGACAGGCCCAGGATCACACAGGCCACCACTGTCCCGCCAGCAAACTCATCAGGAGCCATGGTGGACTCTGAAGCTGAAGACAGCTGATGATCGAACGGTTCTGGTTGATGCTGCCGATCGCCTTGCCTCACCTCGCCTTACGTGCCTTCTATCTGGTGTACATACTCAGACAGAAAAAAAGTGCTGCACCAGCAAGCTTTCACTTCCCTTTAACTTTGCTGAGGAGAACAGGAAAGAGGTTGGTTTTTCACAGAGCCATCATTCTGTGAGAGACATAGCACTGAGTCATCCAGTGGGTCCTTATTGTGGCACTGTCTGGAAAAATATATCTTCTGAGATATTTTAAGAGTTCAAACAATTGTATTGACCACAAATTACTTTTATTGAAGTGATATGAACTTGAGATCAGATTTTTTTCTTTTATTGTGATCAAATAGAGTAAGGGAGTGTGTTATTTTAAGTAACATGAATTTCAAtacaaaataaaggttaaatcaaataaatcaaataataTTCAAGGAATTGTAACATGACCATGAATAAATGTTATTTAAATTATACCACTTTGTGAGCAAATGCAATAGCTTTGTTGTGTTGAAATAGTCACAATTGAATTACTTGTGTGAGCTTTTCTCACCGTATTTCACAAGGACCACAACAATATCTACATTTTGTACCATGATcataaaaatacaacttttaaTCAAACTTCTAGATTCTAGACATATTTATTTCTCATCAATGCTGACATCTGAATCAATGATCAGGTCACAGTtttcatttgacattttagtcatttagcaggcgctcttatccagaacgacttatcCAGAATGCTCTTATCCAGCGCGACCATCTCTGTAGTCCTACACGGTAGTTATGTCTGTGGTATTGTTGCAGTCTGGCCTTACTGAGGACATTATGTTTTCCGATCCTATTGTGTTGCCAGATCCTATTGTGTTTTCCGATCCTATTGTGTTGCCAGATCCTATTGTGTTTTCCGATCCTATTGTGTTGCCAGATCCCCTTAGCTTGGAGGAGGTGTGTGAGGAGAGTTCCTGGAACAGCCTGACCATGCGGGACTCCTGGAGACTGCCCTGGAAGTTCCTTGCAGCGAAGGAATAGAACACAGGGTTCACAGAGCTACTAATGAAGGCCAGCGCTCCAGAGATAAACACTATTGCAGTCTGGGCCACAGAAACAGGCACAGCATCATCTGGATCCTCTGTCAGGATGCTGACTAGGTCTACAGTGTTGAGGACATGGTGAGGAAGCCAGCAGAGAACGAAGGCTACCACCACACTACTGATCAGAACTGTCGACTTCTGTTTGCTGCTGCCGAAATGCATTGTCCTCAGGTGTGTTGCTACTAGACAGGAACAGACAGCCAGGGTGGAGAAGGGGACCACGAAGCCCACCAAGGTCTCCAGGCATAAGAACACCACCTCTTGGGCCACTGAGCTGTACTCCCTGAAAAGACACTGCTCAGTGCCATCGATCTCATCGATGGAGCTGGTAAGAATGGATGGGATCCCTAAAAGGAAAGCCAGAACCCAGATAGCCACTAGAGCCTTGTCCATAATTGCCTTGGTCTTCCAGCGCAACATCTTGAACGGGTACAGGATGACAAGGAAGCGCTCGACGCTCATGAGGGTGATGAGGAAGACGCTGCTGTACATGCAGGTGTTGATGACGTACACCATGGCCTTACAGGACGCCTCCCCGAACACCCAGGAGCGGGCCAGGGAGTAGATCCACAGGGGCAGGGTGATGAGCACCAGCAGGTCTGCAGCAGCCAGATGGAGGATGAGCACCACGGTGTGGGAGCGCTGCTGGACGTGCCTCAGGATGGTCCAGATCACCAGCAGGTTTCCCGGGACCCCCACCAGGAACGACAGGCCCAGGATCACACAGACTACTGATCGCCCTACGGTTGACATTTCATTAAACAATGCATCATCATCGTCTGAGATGGAGGAACCCGAGCTCTTCATTTTGCACTGCAGTCAACTGCTGTTTCCTAAGAAATAATGATTTTGTCTGGGGAGTACTTCCTTATATCACCCTTGGCCTCGAAAGCAGTAACAGTCACTTTACTTCTGTAATAAAACAAGGGTTTCTGTTTGAGTGTGACAGGAAAGCAATGTGGTTAGCTAGATGTGACAAAGAAAAATGAACAGGTTGTTAaatattttatgtattttttattgtgtttattttttacagtAGATTATGGATGCCTTCCCCATTACAGTTTATACAATAATTATTTTTAGTGCATGTGTTGGGCGCAttttacagtcgtggccaaaagttttgagaatgacacaaatattaattttcacaaagtctgctgcctcagtttgtatgatggcaatttgcatatactccagaatgctatgaagagtgatcagatgaattgcaattcattgcaaagtccctctttgccatgcaaatgaactgaatcccccaaaaacatttctactgcatttcagccctgccacaaaaggaccagctgacatcatgtcagtgattctctcgttaactcaggtgtgagtgttgacgaggacatggatggagatcactctgtcatgctgattgaagcttccagtctgttattcaaactcaaaaggagggtggtgcttggaatcattgttcttcctctgtcaaacatggttacctgcaaggaaacacgtgccgtcatcattgctttgcacaaaaagggcttcacaggcaaggatattgctgccagtaagattgcacctaaatcaaccatttatcggatcatcaagaacttcaaggagagcggttcaattgttgtgaggaaggcttcagggcgcccaagaaagtcaagcgccaggaccgtttcctaaagttgattcagctgcgggatcggggcaccaccagtacagagcttgctcaggaatggcagcaggcaggtgtgagtgcatctgcacgcacagtgaggcaaagactttggaggatagcctggtgtcaagaagggcagcaaataagcaacttctctccaggaaaaacatcagggacagactgatattctgcaaaaggtacagggattggactgctgaggactggggtaaagtcattttctctgatgaatcccctttccgattgtttggggcatctggagaaaagcttgtccggagaagacaaggtgagtgctaccatcagtcctgtgtcatgccaacagtaaagcatcctgagagtATTCATgcgtggggttgcttctcagccaagggagtgggctcactcacaattttgcctaagaacacagccatgaataaagaatggtaccaacacatcctccgagagcaacttctcccaaccatccaggaacagtttggtgacgaacaatgtcttttccagcatgatggagcaccttgccataaggcaaaagtgataactaagtggattggggaacaaaacatagatattttgggtccatggccaggaaactccccagaccttaatcccattgagaatttgtggtcaatcctcaagaggcgggtggacaaacaaaaacccacaaattctgacaaactccaagcattgattatgcaagaatgggctgccattagtcaggatgtggcccagaagttaattgacagcatgccagggcagattgcaaaggtcttgaaaaagaagggtcaacactgcacatattgactctttgcatcaacttcatgtaattgtcaataaaagcctttgacacttattaaatgcttgtaattatacttcagtattccataataacatctgacaaaaatatctaaagacactgaagcagcaaactttgtggaaattaatatttgtgtcattctcaaaacttttggccattgacccccctccaccccccctttttttgcactaactcttgcACTGGCTCTACGCACACTCagtagactctacccacacacactacactgacactccaacacatacacacacacacacacactacatacgctcaaacacacaaaacacacacacacacacacacacatgcatattgacaccacacactcacacacgcacacacacacacacacacactacatacgctcacacacacaaaacacacacatgcatattgacaccacacactcacacatagacacactttcacactttTTCACTCTCTTCACatgcactgttgctactctgtttattatctatcctgattgcctagtcatttttacccctacctacatgtacatattacctcaacaaccttgtacccctgcacattgactcggtaccggtactccttgtatatactgtagcctcgttattgttaatttattgtgttactatttttctttAGCAAatttttttcttactttttaactctgcattgttgcaagtaagcatttcactgtaaagtctacacctgttgtatttggctcgTGAAAAATAGCATTTTATTTGACATAGGGTTGACTCTTTTCATTGTTATTATTGATTACTCTACTGCATTGTCGAGGAAGCTAGTGCATAAGCATCtgactgcaccttttatacctgctgtaaacagGGTTTGTCATGAATTAATCAAAAAATTATTTTTTTGGGATGGGTAGGTTACGTTCTAAATGTAATGTATTACAAACTTGTGATCAGTAATATAACTAGGATAACacaaactcagtaacataatcgGATTACTTTCACAGTTaccagttacctgtccaaaactGTAATCCTAGTtacattacttttggattactttttCAATAGAATAAAGAttaaaaggatccatcaaactcatttggtgtgtcaaacttaaacttgcaccttttttttaatgttgaattgaaagtcattgagaaaacagaaagatgTCAGAATAAATTttttgcaaacatcctttctgaataaaaaagtaatccaagaagtaatcatctagttgttcaaaagtatctgtaatctgattgcaatatttttgctggtaaagTAAGTGATTACATGTAATTGTTTTTCCTAATTAGACATGTAATTGATTGCGTGTAATCAGTTACACCCCAACCCTGATTTTACTGGACAACTTTGCACTTGatagacttttattttgaaagttgTTGTGATGACGCTCAGAATTTCATGTCCTGGGTCTCCAACATAGATTGTATATCTCCAGCCAGTGAGAAATAAACAAGATGTCATCAACATATGCCGCGTTCACACACTAgacggaactaggaaactcggaaATGTCCGACCTGCTTACTGGTTGAAGTTATACACGTGCCGCGGTCAACGATTTAGCAAAATGGAAATTTCCGAGTTTCCTAGTTCGGACAAGTGTATGAACGCAGCAATAACCACGGATCGGGGAATTTTAACGTAGTCTACTGTCAACCTCAACAAGAGGAAATTGTATTTTGGACACGAAGTTAGCTAGTTAATGTCAAATTGATTAATTTGTAAGTTGAGTGAAATGTCTTTGCTCAAATTTTAACCAGATTGGTTCGGTGAATTTCATAATcaccagctagctaactagctagttgctaatgctagctagttagcaaccTCTGCCGAGTACGGAAACATCAGACAGACTCTGGgacaggtaacgttagctagctagagagTTTGGACTTTTTTAACTAGACAGCCAGCAAGCTAAAGTGCTAATTTATAAGCAATATCAGGTCCTCTATAGGAGTTTGTTTTATTTGAACTATACAACattgggtagctagctagctgtctaaACTTGTagctaacagctagctagcttccATGCAACATTAGTCTAGCACTCACTAGGTAGCTGGACCAAAATGGGCGTTGTTTTGATAGCGGTAGCTAGTTAGAAAGCTAGCTAATAACAATATGAACTTAACTAGCACGTTTAGCTGCTCAGCTAACCCTCTACAACTGTCTCTGGCCAGTGAAACAACACTGGAAACTAGTACTAGACAGAGAGGGCTTGTTGCTCAGGCTTACCGttacactagctagctagttccATGCATTACCATTACCTACAGTAGCATTACTGATTTGTTTTCCTTCCCTGCAGGTTGTTGACAGAGCTAAAGTGTGGTGGAAATCAGTGTCAAGCCTATTAGGCCTAACTTCACAAGggttgtgtgtgagagacctCCAATATTAACATTCCAATGCCTCTGCTATTCCTGGAGAGGTTTCCCTGGCCCAGTCTGCAGACCTACACAGCGCTGAGTGTGGTTCTGCTGGCTGGAAGCATCTTCAGCGCCTACACTACTGTGACTGAACAGGGGTTTGGGGTTCCAGACATGGACGAGCCTCCACCACCTGCACCCTTAGAAGGGGATAATAGAGGCGGCCTAGGCCTAGAACATGTGACTAGCAATGATGTTGTGGGTGCAGATACAGAATTGGCGACCACTGTTATGTGGTACCTGGTCACTGACAGTCTCTTTGTATGGGTAAGTCGTATTCAAGATTGGCTCAATTCAGCCAAGCAGCAAATTTTGTTGTTACGTTACTTAGTTGTTACATGGTTGCTAAGTTGTCTGCTCTTCTCTACTCAGGTGTTGGTGAATACAGCTTGCTGTTCTCTGATGTTAATTGCTAAGATGATCCAGTACATGGTTTTTGGGCCCCTCCGAGTCAGTGAGAAGCAGGTGAGGCTTGGAGTTGTGGTGGTAACATAATAACTGATATTTGGGATAATTTGATAAGCCTTGTGTGTACTCGCATGTCGACATGGTACTTGCATGTTTTCTCAAGTTTTTGCTTTTTGGCATGTCACCTTATTGAAGGTCAGGCATTTAACTGTGTTTATGTAAACTATAGTACAAACAAATGTCCACAAATAGTCCGCAAAACAAGATCTTATCATTGAAATCCAAACTGGTGGTTTGAGTCTATTAGTGTAGTCTGACCACTCCATCCATGTTCTAATGTattgacctctcctctctccacccctctctcgtcccatctcctctctactccactcccctcctctctctcctcagcaccTTAAGGACAAGTTCTGGAACTTCATCTTCTATAAGTTCATCTTTATCTTCGGGGTGCTGAACGTTCAGATGGTGGAAGAGGTGGTCATGTGGTGTCTGTGGTTCTCTGCCCTGGTCTTCCTCCACCTCATGGTCCAGCTGTGCAAGGACCGCTTTGAATACGTACGTCTCATCAACTTCTAACAGTACATTtattgtcatttagcagacgctcttatccagagcgacttacattggtgcattcatcttaagatagcttaACACTTTACTGTTGGTGTCTTTATGAATGCattcataaagcctttataacAGCTATATAACAACATTTGTCATAAGTAGTTTTAAATAATTATGAGTAACGGCATGATATAAAGGttcaattcaattttttttttttaaatatatgttaTAAAACTAGTTAAATTGGGTAACAAGTGCTATTACACAGTATGCATGACAACTTATTAGAGTACTGAATAAATAACTGAAATAAGGAAATTACAAAATGTAGATGGGCCCacccactgtactgtagagagagTGACCTTGTTGACTTGTTTACACTGTAAACATATATACCTATGTTAGATGCCAGTGATTTGACGCTGTTGGCTATACATTCAGTCACAGTGACTGCCATAGACTGGGTCTCTTTCAGGTCCAGGAGAGACCTATTAATAAGCCTAGTTCTTGCTGTATGTATGTAGGCCAGGGTCTTAGGTTTAGCTAATGTTTCAGTCACTTCATAGACTCAAACTACAGAGTGAGGGACTACAAAAAAACTAAGATGAACATTTAGGTAGTGTGCTGTAGCTATAGGAAAACAGAACATCACACCACATTGTGAAGAATGACATCTGTCTGAAATCAATGGGTGTTAGGTTTTCCCCGTATCATATCAGCTGACATGGCACCTGTTGGAATGCTGTACTTTGTTGCTGCTGTCTGCAGTAAAAGTTGGATGAAAGGCTGCATAACAAGCCTATAtgtgtgttactgtagctgtgtcaaTATTGTTGTGTGTCACTAGACATGTTATTTGAGCATGTGTTAGTAGTACAGTATGGGGCTGCAGTGACACTGCCCAGATAAAGCTTACCTCTTGACCAAAAACATGCTCAACGGGAAAGTCTATTGAAAGAGTAGCCATGAAGTCTGCAACCACCCCTAAATTGTTATTGTGTGTGTCGTTCACTCTTTGTATGAAAGTACAAGTTATATGTAGGTGTGCGTGTCTGTCTACATCTGTGATTAGTAATATCTCTTTCTGAATGAGTGTATACAGTAGGTTAATGTGTACCTGTTCCCCCTTGCAGCTGTCCTTCTCCCCCACTACTTCTATGAACAGCCATGTGCGTGTCCTTACCCTACTGGTGTCCCTGCTGCTGGGCTGCTGTGGTCTTGCTGTGGTCTGTGGTCTGCTGGGCGCTGCACATGGCATGCACACCCTCTCCTTCATGGCTGCCGAGGTGAGGACCTGACCCTAAAGAGCtcaccagcttgtagtcctaataAAGGGAAATTAGTTACCTCTGGTTCATTCAGAAATTCCTatggggaaagaatagggttttggaATAGAcaccgaaaataaggtctgaggttaacacagacTTAGGATATGttatacattttgttctatgagagaatatcagtcagttaacatgacctttatgaattatgaagcctttatgtgctttttctgattacataaatgtttaaaaattctcaaaaagtgacgttagctgatgaagattctAATAGAACAAAACGTATCAGATCTCCTAAGCCaatgtgtttaccacagaccttattttaggCGTTTATCTAAAAACCCTACGAAAACTCTGTTAATTTCCCCATAGACTTTGTCCAACGAACCATGgcagagttagtgcctacaaaaagaccgccttactattgctctctattgGGCAAGGAGTATTGGTGTAGACTAGAGCAGGGTTGGCTAAACCTCCTGGGGAGTTGGgactgttaactcgaaatgacacaacgacaaggttccagtttaacaaagtttactctactatatgaacacactacaaggtagccattacactcaaggccaggtccaacaacgacaagacttcctgcgcatgcgcactcttgactgagtgatagccccgtaataacagaaatatagagatacttaaaacatgaacttaacagggACTACCATCCTGCAGGAGTTTGTTCCAGCTGTTTTTTTTATTGTAAGTTACAGTAACAAGGAGGTTTACTCAGTCACAAATGAGTATTACATCATTGTCATCAGTTACATTTGTTTCCCACAAAAAAAAGGATGTATAAAATACTTATGTATAATtcatgtctttctctgtctttcagtGTCTGCTGGTCACTGTGCGGACTGGACATGTCATCATGAGGTAAGACCCTTCCTTGCAGAATGCAGACCCTCTTGCACTGCAACACAGATGACATAGCGGATCTAGAATGAACCAGTTCTAATATTAGCATACTATTAGATGTGTTACCATGAGCACCTGTTGAAAGACTGCTTTGTGCTACAGAGGGTGATCATGATGACTTGCAGGCAGCTGTATTTATTGGAGTGGTTCATTAATTAGTTATGCTAAAACATTATACAAAAACCCTGTAAACAGTAGCCAAGTGTATGAGTTGTTGCTTTGCTTTGTGTTGTCTGGACACCCATAGCATTAAGCGCCTATCAGAGTCCAAAACGTGTACGCACAGTGTTCTAGAATGTTGGACCTTTGGCTTTTGTACTTTTTGAATTCTCAACGCTGCTCAATCAATTTCTCCAACTGTCAACACATTAAAATGAATAGAGGAATGTGTGCGCAGAGCTGCGTTGGTTGGGAATTTTGGGGAGGTGCGCGTTCGGCCTGGCCCAGTGAGAGTTAAGCTAAATGATGATCTACAACTACTGATTAGCGCAAGCAAAAATAAGTTGATGTTGGTCTGGCCTTAATGACTATGTACTCTTATCCCCATCTGGCACAGTCGAGGACTGGTCACCCTatagagcctggttcctcttgaCAGTGGCAAGAAAGTATGCGAAccatttggaattacctggatttcttcATAAATTGgccatcaaatttgatctgatcttcatctaagtcacaacaatagacaaacatagtatGCTTAatctaataacacacacatttttgcatttttcttgtctatattgaatacatcatttaaacattcacagtgtaggttggaaaaagtatgtgaaccccaaggctaatgacttctccaaaagctaattggagtcaggggtcagctaacctggagtccaatcaatgagacaagattggagatgttggttagaactGCCTTGCcatataaaaaacactcacaaaaattgagtttgctattcacaagaagcattgcctgatgtgaaccatgcctcgaacaaaagagatctcagaagacctaagattaagaattgttgacttgcataaagctgggaAGGGTtataaaagtatctctaaaagccttgatgttcatcagtccacggtaagacaaattgtctataaatggagaaagttcagcactgttgctactctccctaggagtggccgtcctgcaaagatgactgcaaaagcacagcgcagaatgctcaatgaggaaAAGAAGAATCTtggagtgtcagctaaagacttacagaaatctctggatcatgctaacatctctgttgacgagtctacgatacgtaaaacaattaacaagaatggtgttcatgggaggacaccacggaagaagacactgctgtccaaaaaaaacattgccccacatctgaagtttgcaaaagtgcacctggatgttccaaagtgctactggcaaaatattctgtgtacAGAtcaaactacagttgagttgtttggaaggaacactatgtgtggagaaaaaatgGCACACCAACATCAACCTCATCCAAACTGTAAAGTATgttggagggagcatcatggtttggggctgctttgctgcctcaggtcctggacagcttgctatcatcgacggaaaaattaattccaaagtttatcaagacatttttcaggagaatgttaggctatctgtctgccaattgaagctcaacagaagttgggtgatgcaacaggacaacgacccaaaacacagaagtaaatcaacaacggaatggcttcaacagaagaaaatacaccttctggagtggcccagtcagagtcctgacctcaacccgatggAGATGTGgagcatgacctcg contains the following coding sequences:
- the LOC120024784 gene encoding leukotriene B4 receptor 1-like, which gives rise to MKSSGSSISDDDDALFNEMSTVGRSVVCVILGLSFLVGVPGNLLVIWTILRHVQQRSHTVVLILHLAAADLLVLITLPLWIYSLARSWVFGEASCKAMVYVINTCMYSSVFLITLMSVERFLVILYPFKMLRWKTKAIMDKALVAIWVLAFLLGIPSILTSSIDEIDGTEQCLFREYSSVAQEVVFLCLETLVGFVVPFSTLAVCSCLVATHLRTMHFGSSKQKSTVLISSVVVAFVLCWLPHHVLNTVDLVSILTEDPDDAVPVSVAQTAIVFISGALAFISSSVNPVFYSFAARNFQGSLQESRMVRLFQELSSHTSSKLRGSGNTIGSENTIGSGNTIGSENTIGSGNTIGSENIMSSVRPDCNNTTDITTV
- the LOC120025330 gene encoding leukotriene B4 receptor 1-like, with product MAPDEFAGGTVVACVILGLSFLVGVPGNLLVIWTILRHVQQRSHTVVLILHLAAADLLVLITLPLWIYSLARSWVFGEVSCKAMVYVINTCMYSSVFLITLMSVERFVAVRHPFASAGWRRKKALNKVLLFLWAAAFLFSTPVFPTQVVEGDPGEEHCLYRDYTSDSQEAVCVLLETLVGFAVPFCILVVCYSCLYSRIAQITFKSKRKSMGLIASMVVVFALCWTPHHVGNVLSLVILTIKGSHREAAERIESVRTTMTFIAGALVFISSSVNPLLYVFVARTFRSSLRETGIQKLFRHISSTAPGEGTKELSFVTKRPSISQTQSHSSQCVTEPKEQMDVLINICENVSS